A stretch of Chelmon rostratus isolate fCheRos1 chromosome 18, fCheRos1.pri, whole genome shotgun sequence DNA encodes these proteins:
- the aldh8a1 gene encoding 2-aminomuconic semialdehyde dehydrogenase isoform X3: protein MSKTSGSYLVLENFIGGKFVPCRSHIDSYDPSTGEVYCKVPDSGEEEVEAAVAAATEAFPGWSDRSQEQRAQVLNKLADLIEANLEELAQAESRDQGKTITFARTADIPRAAHNFRFFASSMCHHTTECSELDHMGCLNYTIRCPVGVAGLISPWNLPLYLLTWKIAPAIAAGNTVVAKPSEMTSVTAWMLCKLMQQAGVPPGVVNIVFGTGQRAGNALVSHPEVPLISFTGSTATARLITERSAPYCKKLSLELGGKNPALIFADADLDQCIETTVRSSFSNQVRSFIALAKSEGGIIHCGEGVDQLVLPERNANGYFMPATVISGLPDSSRVMQEEIFGPVTCISPFDTEDEAVSKGNGVRYGLSATVWSRDVGKVHRMAKRLQAGLVWTNCWLVRDLNLPFGGMKNSGVGREGGKDSYHFFTEVKSVTIKH, encoded by the exons ATGTCGAAGACCTCGGGCTCATACCTGGTTCTGGAGAACTTCATCGGAGGGAAGTTCGTCCCTTGTCGGAGTCACATCGACTCCTACGACCCGTCCACTGGAGAGGTGTACTGCAAAGTTCCTGACAGTGgcgaggaggag gtggaggcagcGGTGGCAGCAGCTACAGAAGCCTTCCCCGGGTGGTCTGACCGCAGCCAGGAGCAGCGAGCGCAGGTCCTCAACAAGCTGGCCGACCTGATTGAAGCCAACCTGGAGGAGTTGGCCCAAGCTGAGTCCAGAGACCAAG GTAAAACGATAACATTTGCACGGACTGCGGACATTCCCCGAGCGGCGCACAACTTCCGCTTCTTTGCGTCATCGATGTGCCACCACACCACTGAATGCAGTGAGCTGGACCACATGGGCTGCCTGAACTACACCATCCGCTGCCCTGTGGGAGTGG cTGGTCTGATCAGCCCCTGGAACCTCCCCCTATACCTGCTGACCTGGAAGATTGCACCTGCCATCGCTGCAGGCAACACCGTGGTGGCAAAACCCAGCGAGATGACCTCTGTGACCGCCTGGATGCTTTGCAAGTTGATGCAGCAGGCTG GTGTCCCCCCAGGAGTAGTGAACATTGTATTCGGCACTGGCCAGAGAGCAGGCAATGCACTCGTCAGCCATCCTGAAGTCCCACTGATTTCCTTCACTGGCTCCACGGCGACTGCCCGGCTCATCACGGAGAGGAGCGCCCCCTACTGTAAGAAGCTCTCACTGGAGCTGGGAGGTAAAAACCCTGCCCTTATTTTTGCTGATGCAGACCTGGACCAATGCATCGAGACTACGGTTCGCTCCAGCTTCTCCAATCAG GTTCGAAGCTTCATTGCACTCGCCAAATCTGAAGGTGGCATCATCCACTGTGGTGAAGGGGTTGACCAGCTCGTCCTCCCTGAGCGCAACGCAAACGGCTACTTTATGCCGGCCACCGTCATCTCAGGCCTTCCTGACAGCTCCCGCGTCATGCAGGAGGAGATCTTTGGCCCCGTCACCTGCATCAGCCCCTTCGACACAGAGGACGAGGCGGTTTCCAAGGGCAACGGCGTGCGTTACGGCCTGTCCGCCACCGTGTGGTCCCGCGACGTGGGGAAGGTTCACCGAATGGCCAAGCGGTTACAGGCGGGCCTGGTGTGGACCAACTGCTGGCTGGTGAGAGATCTGAACCTGCCGTTTGGAGGGATGAAGAACTCGGGTgtggggagggaaggagggaaggattCCTACCACTTCTTCACTGAGGTGAAGAGCGTCACGATCAAACACTGA
- the aldh8a1 gene encoding 2-aminomuconic semialdehyde dehydrogenase isoform X2: MSKTSGSYLVLENFIGGKFVPCRSHIDSYDPSTGEVYCKVPDSGEEEVEAAVAAATEAFPGWSDRSQEQRAQVLNKLADLIEANLEELAQAESRDQGKTITFARTADIPRAAHNFRFFASSMCHHTTECSELDHMGCLNYTIRCPVGVGVPPGVVNIVFGTGQRAGNALVSHPEVPLISFTGSTATARLITERSAPYCKKLSLELGGKNPALIFADADLDQCIETTVRSSFSNQGEICLCTSRIYVERSIYSEFLEKFVAAAKKWKTGVPSDPSNNNGALISKEHLQKVRSFIALAKSEGGIIHCGEGVDQLVLPERNANGYFMPATVISGLPDSSRVMQEEIFGPVTCISPFDTEDEAVSKGNGVRYGLSATVWSRDVGKVHRMAKRLQAGLVWTNCWLVRDLNLPFGGMKNSGVGREGGKDSYHFFTEVKSVTIKH, from the exons ATGTCGAAGACCTCGGGCTCATACCTGGTTCTGGAGAACTTCATCGGAGGGAAGTTCGTCCCTTGTCGGAGTCACATCGACTCCTACGACCCGTCCACTGGAGAGGTGTACTGCAAAGTTCCTGACAGTGgcgaggaggag gtggaggcagcGGTGGCAGCAGCTACAGAAGCCTTCCCCGGGTGGTCTGACCGCAGCCAGGAGCAGCGAGCGCAGGTCCTCAACAAGCTGGCCGACCTGATTGAAGCCAACCTGGAGGAGTTGGCCCAAGCTGAGTCCAGAGACCAAG GTAAAACGATAACATTTGCACGGACTGCGGACATTCCCCGAGCGGCGCACAACTTCCGCTTCTTTGCGTCATCGATGTGCCACCACACCACTGAATGCAGTGAGCTGGACCACATGGGCTGCCTGAACTACACCATCCGCTGCCCTGTGGGAGTGG GTGTCCCCCCAGGAGTAGTGAACATTGTATTCGGCACTGGCCAGAGAGCAGGCAATGCACTCGTCAGCCATCCTGAAGTCCCACTGATTTCCTTCACTGGCTCCACGGCGACTGCCCGGCTCATCACGGAGAGGAGCGCCCCCTACTGTAAGAAGCTCTCACTGGAGCTGGGAGGTAAAAACCCTGCCCTTATTTTTGCTGATGCAGACCTGGACCAATGCATCGAGACTACGGTTCGCTCCAGCTTCTCCAATCAG GGAGAAATCTGCTTGTGCACCAGTAGGATTTATGTAGAGAGGAGCATTTACTCTGAGTTCCTGGAAAAGTTTGTGGCCGCAGCTAAGAAATGGAAGACAGGTGTGCCCTCTGACCCCAGCAACAACAACGGAGCGCTCATCAGCAAAGAGCACCTGCAGAAG GTTCGAAGCTTCATTGCACTCGCCAAATCTGAAGGTGGCATCATCCACTGTGGTGAAGGGGTTGACCAGCTCGTCCTCCCTGAGCGCAACGCAAACGGCTACTTTATGCCGGCCACCGTCATCTCAGGCCTTCCTGACAGCTCCCGCGTCATGCAGGAGGAGATCTTTGGCCCCGTCACCTGCATCAGCCCCTTCGACACAGAGGACGAGGCGGTTTCCAAGGGCAACGGCGTGCGTTACGGCCTGTCCGCCACCGTGTGGTCCCGCGACGTGGGGAAGGTTCACCGAATGGCCAAGCGGTTACAGGCGGGCCTGGTGTGGACCAACTGCTGGCTGGTGAGAGATCTGAACCTGCCGTTTGGAGGGATGAAGAACTCGGGTgtggggagggaaggagggaaggattCCTACCACTTCTTCACTGAGGTGAAGAGCGTCACGATCAAACACTGA
- the aldh8a1 gene encoding 2-aminomuconic semialdehyde dehydrogenase isoform X1: MSKTSGSYLVLENFIGGKFVPCRSHIDSYDPSTGEVYCKVPDSGEEEVEAAVAAATEAFPGWSDRSQEQRAQVLNKLADLIEANLEELAQAESRDQGKTITFARTADIPRAAHNFRFFASSMCHHTTECSELDHMGCLNYTIRCPVGVAGLISPWNLPLYLLTWKIAPAIAAGNTVVAKPSEMTSVTAWMLCKLMQQAGVPPGVVNIVFGTGQRAGNALVSHPEVPLISFTGSTATARLITERSAPYCKKLSLELGGKNPALIFADADLDQCIETTVRSSFSNQGEICLCTSRIYVERSIYSEFLEKFVAAAKKWKTGVPSDPSNNNGALISKEHLQKVRSFIALAKSEGGIIHCGEGVDQLVLPERNANGYFMPATVISGLPDSSRVMQEEIFGPVTCISPFDTEDEAVSKGNGVRYGLSATVWSRDVGKVHRMAKRLQAGLVWTNCWLVRDLNLPFGGMKNSGVGREGGKDSYHFFTEVKSVTIKH; this comes from the exons ATGTCGAAGACCTCGGGCTCATACCTGGTTCTGGAGAACTTCATCGGAGGGAAGTTCGTCCCTTGTCGGAGTCACATCGACTCCTACGACCCGTCCACTGGAGAGGTGTACTGCAAAGTTCCTGACAGTGgcgaggaggag gtggaggcagcGGTGGCAGCAGCTACAGAAGCCTTCCCCGGGTGGTCTGACCGCAGCCAGGAGCAGCGAGCGCAGGTCCTCAACAAGCTGGCCGACCTGATTGAAGCCAACCTGGAGGAGTTGGCCCAAGCTGAGTCCAGAGACCAAG GTAAAACGATAACATTTGCACGGACTGCGGACATTCCCCGAGCGGCGCACAACTTCCGCTTCTTTGCGTCATCGATGTGCCACCACACCACTGAATGCAGTGAGCTGGACCACATGGGCTGCCTGAACTACACCATCCGCTGCCCTGTGGGAGTGG cTGGTCTGATCAGCCCCTGGAACCTCCCCCTATACCTGCTGACCTGGAAGATTGCACCTGCCATCGCTGCAGGCAACACCGTGGTGGCAAAACCCAGCGAGATGACCTCTGTGACCGCCTGGATGCTTTGCAAGTTGATGCAGCAGGCTG GTGTCCCCCCAGGAGTAGTGAACATTGTATTCGGCACTGGCCAGAGAGCAGGCAATGCACTCGTCAGCCATCCTGAAGTCCCACTGATTTCCTTCACTGGCTCCACGGCGACTGCCCGGCTCATCACGGAGAGGAGCGCCCCCTACTGTAAGAAGCTCTCACTGGAGCTGGGAGGTAAAAACCCTGCCCTTATTTTTGCTGATGCAGACCTGGACCAATGCATCGAGACTACGGTTCGCTCCAGCTTCTCCAATCAG GGAGAAATCTGCTTGTGCACCAGTAGGATTTATGTAGAGAGGAGCATTTACTCTGAGTTCCTGGAAAAGTTTGTGGCCGCAGCTAAGAAATGGAAGACAGGTGTGCCCTCTGACCCCAGCAACAACAACGGAGCGCTCATCAGCAAAGAGCACCTGCAGAAG GTTCGAAGCTTCATTGCACTCGCCAAATCTGAAGGTGGCATCATCCACTGTGGTGAAGGGGTTGACCAGCTCGTCCTCCCTGAGCGCAACGCAAACGGCTACTTTATGCCGGCCACCGTCATCTCAGGCCTTCCTGACAGCTCCCGCGTCATGCAGGAGGAGATCTTTGGCCCCGTCACCTGCATCAGCCCCTTCGACACAGAGGACGAGGCGGTTTCCAAGGGCAACGGCGTGCGTTACGGCCTGTCCGCCACCGTGTGGTCCCGCGACGTGGGGAAGGTTCACCGAATGGCCAAGCGGTTACAGGCGGGCCTGGTGTGGACCAACTGCTGGCTGGTGAGAGATCTGAACCTGCCGTTTGGAGGGATGAAGAACTCGGGTgtggggagggaaggagggaaggattCCTACCACTTCTTCACTGAGGTGAAGAGCGTCACGATCAAACACTGA